TCTGCACCCCAGAAAAGGGGAACAGGGAAAAGGATAGCGAGATGGGCCCAAAAACAACACGGCAGCAACGAtctgaacagaaacaaagtAATTGACTAGAAAGGACATCGGGCTGCAAGATAATACACTGTAatacaacagcagcactggcacaaggTTGGTGGTGATGGGATCTCTCATTGTGGGTGCACCTTTTGCTTCCAGAGGACGTAgtggtcagctctgctgcagacccagtgcttgTGTAGGTGGCACAGGGATGAGCTGATCCTGTCCCCGTTCAGGTACGCACATCGGCCTCcacctcgcagctcaaacctgtgcccaagagggaggagaatgggaaaggtgccccaatgctgagaaaagctggggctgcctcttctggggaaggagggcaggaaagGGCTCATGGTGGAGCACCAAGCCTGAGCCAAGCAGCCTATGCGAAACCACGGCTGTGGCACCAGGAGAAGATCCCCATCTCAAAGAGAGCCCGTGGGAAGTCGTGGCAGCTGGACAGACAGACTGACCAGTTGGTGAAGGCTGTGACATCGCTCCACATCCACTGGGcgtcctcttcttccctgtgAAGCCCAATCCTGCAGTTTGCCAGGCCCTGGAAGCGCATCATGAAATCCTTTAAAGGAAGAGAGTGTTGAATGTTAGGAGGTTTTAGCATCTGTCCCACCCACATctcaggctccagcaggctgcaaggcGCTGCATTCTGCTGCATGGAAGAAGCTTGTTTGTGCTTCCATGGCACAAGAGCTGCCCCCGGAGGTGCACATCTCGGGATGTCCCCCAGGTGGATGCGGGAGGGGGTGGGGCAGTAACGTGctgctgtccctccccagcctggTGCCTTCCCCAGAGCTTTGGGCTCATGTCCCCATCTCACCATCTCCTCCGCACTGCCTATGGTGGCCAGGGAAGCTCCGTGGGCattgcagtgctccctgctgctgttccaatcaTTCTCCTCCTTCGATAAATAATAGCATTTCCCCTGGAATCCGACCCAGGCGTTGGGGCACACGTGGGCAAAGGCTGGGaaaggtgggatggggcccgCCAACACACTGAAAAGAGGAATTGGACAAATGTGGGGCAAAGGGTGGgaaatctgcatttct
This Gallus gallus isolate bGalGal1 unplaced genomic scaffold, bGalGal1.mat.broiler.GRCg7b scaffold_96, whole genome shotgun sequence DNA region includes the following protein-coding sequences:
- the LOC121106435 gene encoding C-type lectin domain family 2 member B-like isoform X4, whose amino-acid sequence is MDTLRKHSPAPMCSGAATWCPTPHSAQPSQPLQPHPGLQHVTVQPISHLCWREVREMQISHPLPHICPIPLFSVLAGPIPPFPAFAHVCPNAWVGFQGKCYYLSKEENDWNSSREHCNAHGASLATIGSAEEMDFMMRFQGLANCRIGLHREEEDAQWMWSDVTAFTNWFELRGGGRCAYLNGDRISSSLCHLHKHWVCSRADHYVLWKQKVHPQ